A genomic window from Malassezia vespertilionis chromosome 6, complete sequence includes:
- a CDS encoding uncharacterized protein (EggNog:ENOG503NZDY; COG:S): protein MTIPLRVPISVVCPAHPVDEYEAPKLKRPYFTQLMCWLAQPQYLLALNDSPSLMLFDKSDLATPVRSLPTEQRITAITNINEPQLAIAGTSEGGYVSLWDPRASAAEGMRMQGPSGAPYLSLAASGTQLAVGTGLLDVDAMIDLWDLRKPSAPIWTYGDVHSDDIMTLAYHPDTARHANILLSGGMDGLVSTIDTTIEKEEDAVISVGNTDSSLACVGWANYPAGYVYTPTVQATDVGMSAEDTLLSTDPRRTHFGPVFAVSHMQTLSLWDADKFDCLVRDIEVRGPTSYKPEWATDYVVDASTSLPVAEPPAPDAIAVPMLVGDQEGGVALVSAQASLGAPTELAWTLEARLPSITTGPRGHADIVRSVAWDAAHRRLYTGGEDGKILAWAMDGSVANAVPSMPDAPDHAPTRQLHGRQLASSGAKPRFSPYR from the exons ATGACCATTCCACTGCGCGTGCCGATTTCGGTAGTGTGCCCTGCGCACCCTGTGGACGAGTATGAAGCACCCAAACTAAAGAGACCGTATTTCACGCAGCTCATGTGCTGGCTGGCACAACCGCAGTATCTACTCGCGCTTAATGATTCCCCCAGCTTGATGCTATTCGATAAATCCGACTTGGCGACGCCCGTGCGCTCGCTTCCTACGGAGCAGCGTATCACGGCCATCACAAATATCAACGAGCCACAGTTGGCTATTGCAGGCACTTCCGAAGGCGGCTACGTATCTCTGTGGGATCCGCGTGCAAGTGCGGCGGAAGGCATGCGCATGCAAGGCCcatccggcgcgccgtatTTATCCCTGGCCGCGTCCGGCACACAGCTTGCAGTCGGTACAGGTCTGCTGGATGTAGACGCAATGATTGATTTGTGGGATCTGCGGAAACCAAGCGCGCCTATTTGGACGTACGGGGACGTGCATTCGGACGATATCATGACTCTTGCCTACCATCCCGAcactgcgcggcacgccaaCATTCTACTGAGTGGTGGCATGGATGGGCTTGTGAGTACGATTGACACGACAATAGAAAAGGAGGAGGATGCTGTTATCTCGGTCGGGAATACGGATAGCAGCTTGGCTTGTGTAGGCTGGGCCAACTACCCCGCGGGGTATGTGTATACGCCCACGGTGCAAGCCACAGACGTGGGAATGAGTGCAGAAGACACGCTGCTCTCCACGGACccgcgacgcacgcacTTTGGGCCTGTATTTGCGGTGAGTCATATGCAGACCCTGAGTTTGTGGGATGCAGATAAGTTTGATTGTCTCGTTCGCGATATCGAAGTGCGTGGCCCTACAAGCTACAAACCGGAGTGGGCCACTGACTACGTGGTGGATGCATCGACAAGCTTGCCTGTTGCCGagccgccagcgccagaCGCCATTGCAGTACCAATGCTGGTCGGCGATCAAGAAGGCGGTGTCGCGCTGGTCAGTGCACAGGCAAGCCTCGGTGCGCCCACAGAACTTGCATGGACATTAGAGGCAAGACTACCGAGCATTACTACAGGGCCGCGCGGCCACGCAGATATTGTACGGTCCGTCGCATGGGACGCAGCG CACCGACGACTCTATACGGGCGGAGAAGATGGAAAAATCTTGGCGTGGGCAATGGACGGAAGCGTAGCAAACGCGGTACCTTCTATGCCCGATGCACCGGACCATGCGCCTACACGACAGCTGCACGGCCGCCAACTcgcgtccagcggcgcgaaaCCGCGATTCTCGCCCTACCGGTAG
- a CDS encoding uncharacterized protein (EggNog:ENOG503NYAV; COG:S) yields the protein MTERIRPRAKDLLAMDDADDTMMQWPPAAKFVRKKAPQVGAAAAPPRTDAARPMSFAHAPDKKACAPRSCEARGDEVCEDAPCAPILGAVHERADTQTRAQTTARPTSRFKAQCAMDKDAGVDSNRNVSAFMRTRQQRNASPAPVPTPPTNMRAALHAHSPTGETPSWRTQPLDPTRDPGGGAPPEQMHEILRQAAQENEGKIAQMSYSTRDEELQDAASFFGADLLAKLRERRTAKEAHTDQAPPQGWPALERCAPQTITPKPLPGPQHVATEELESFRKHYFPDEPHAVNASLAWTVADDGGSSECARFDFHGDICWHPGGTGSDDRTFLAGLHHHGAQQSAPGYTVAELLHLIRSSVASQRTMALTVLGRICARFPMRLPGMHRCGTPLSTQHAPWASAALDIDAATPRAHILLNARWLLEDRHASVRTAALACLYRVLGSISVFLSDALGCVHAAKYPTAAEPVLDWLWLAQLEPEQAWKPGASPPLFHAQDAAYVELVRRDWASTLLQTNIVSILDQFAASYAQMDDAAHGVRRGADVTELRTQLVHIAFYLALHSADAARAIADAPHLLRLVTQLGGTAQVWPLTEDAAQWPLPQALVVLLRCIQSGREVTEAVLAQGALGGVLRYIVLPPIDDDAIDEARLLLFLALRILTALARYGQSSTSLREAWPALQTLGAWAADATHSFYPAAAAVFDMFSAWTVAALQRPRDGDLGANWPLVRSWIAFSAPRTAAVCTDDHMLPAVSAALRHVAIWARAASYLEPECIAHAAALDGQAWDVRGNAHALLGWVGQGMPMAVDALDHAYGERDAKAVHSGIQAIEAYADMAGALAMLRDATTWSWDLDTAALQCRLLSTPFLPAVRAPLFSLDGVASAAATQFLAGCTQGLLDASPALALPALIATAALGAPELVLVQAALQRVLEDAGVYRILMPFLHDTYHRVGTPLPLPYSFVQALQLPMPDAPAVPSLYAARLAPPDGEESDPMTGAGLWQSPAAGLPLRRDWPFAALDDLLHSADARVLNIGTLPNDWDFSEADIVEATLALAVRVMRVARMARAPNPWLPHTAHVWIGIYKVFLLEQNSSHAAQATGAATGKDLYRTEPIRGLLLQLMHLADQAATEPGKAPSLEDAEDALGTQLSFYQRYTDLVGLYDAVSLGDPVFARALIPPLAMCYACDYRRLLWGDYAHILRSIALPLHDAPRTPGGAFAGQDRLYAYLWPLECDAIVLARYIEALVAGHVSHAHQPLLAAIATHHLGGALWADESEAWHHGHAQPVQRDAVGHAVFAQCVPAPVQAILLEYAPPGVLVDLQAREAQRATWS from the coding sequence ATGACGGAGCGAATCCGGCCGCGTGCCAAGGACTTGCTGGCGAtggacgatgcggacgACACAATGATGCAATGGCCGCCTGCAGCAAAGTTTGTGCGCAAGAAGGCGCCTCAagtcggcgctgccgccgcgccgccgcgcacagacgcagCACGGCCCATGTCTTTTGCACATGCACCCGACAAAAAggcatgtgcgccgcgatctTGTGAAGCACGGGGTGACGAGGTGTGCGAGGATGCACCCTGCGCTCCCATCTTAGGCGCTGTCCACGAAAGGGCAGATACGCAgacgcgcgcacagacgaCCGCTAGACCTACCTCGCGCTTCAAAGCGCAGTGTGCTATGGACAAGGACGCGGGCGTGGACTCTAACCGAAACGTGTCGGCCTTTATGCGCAcacgccagcagcgcaatgcatcgCCGGCGCCCGTGCCTACGCCCCCGACAAACATGCGTGCTGCTCTTCACGCCCACTCTCCCACGGGCGAGACTCCCTcttggcgcacgcagccCCTCGATCCCACACGCGATCCCGGCGgtggtgcgccgccggaGCAAATGCACGAGATACTTCGCCAGGCCGCACAGGAAAACGAGGGGAAAATCGCGCAGATGAGCTATTCCACGCGCGACGAAGAGCTGCAGGACGCGGCATCGTTCTTTGGCGCCGATCTCCttgcaaagctgcgcgagcgccgcaccgcgaAGGAAGCACACACAGAccaagcaccgccgcaaGGATGgcctgcgctcgagcgctgtGCACCCCAAACGATCACGCCGAAACCATTGCCCGGACCCCAGCACGTCGCCACGGAGGAACTCGAGTCGTTTCGCAAGCACTACTTTCCCGACGAGCCACACGCAGTCAATGCATCGCTGGCATGGACCGTTGCCGACGACGGCGGCAGCAGTGAATGCGCACGCTTTGATTTTCACGGCGATATTTGCTGGCATCCAGGCGGCACTGGCTCCGACGACCGCACCTTTCTTGCTGGACTGCACCACcacggcgcacagcaatCGGCGCCGGGGTACACAGTCGCGGAGCTTTTGCATCTCATACGTAGCAGTGTCGCAtcgcagcgcaccatggcgctcacggtgcttgggcgcatctgcgcgcgctttccgATGCGGCTCCCGGgcatgcaccgctgcgGCACACCTCTTTCcacgcagcacgcgccatgggcctctgcggcgctcgatatcgacgccgcgacgccgcgcgcacacaTCCTGCTGAATGCGCGCTGGCTGCTCGAGGACAGGCACGCGAGTGTACGCACAGCCGCACTTGCATGTCTTTACcgcgtgcttggctcgATCAGTGTTTTTTTGTCGGATGCGCTGGGCTGTGTGCATGCCGCCAAGTATCCCACCGCTGCGGAGCCCGTGCTCGACTGGCTTTGGCTCGCACAGCTCGAGCCCGAGCAGGCGTGGAAACCCGGCGCCTCTCCACCTCTTTTTCACGCACAGGACGCGGCGTACGTGGAGCTTGTGCGCAGAGACTGGGCGTCTACATTGCTGCAGACCAACATCGTCTCCATTCTCGATCAGTTTGCCGCGTCGTACGCACAGatggacgatgcagcgcacggcgtgcgtcgcggcgcggatgTTACCGaattgcgcacgcagcttgtCCACATCGCATTCTACCTTGcactgcacagcgccgatgccgcgcgtgcgattgcggatgcgccgcatttgctgcgcctcgtcacGCAGCTCGGCGGGACTGCACAGGTATGGCCGCTCACGGAGGATGCAGCACAGTGGCCGCTCCCGCAAGCGCTCGTCGTTcttctgcgctgcatccagAGTGGGCGCGAGGTGACCGAggcggtgcttgcacaaggcgcgctgggcggcgtGCTGCGGTACATTGTGCTGCCACCCATCGACGACGATGCCatcgacgaggcgcgcttgctcctTTTTCTCGCCTTGCGCATCCTCaccgcacttgcgcgctaCGGACAGAGCAGCACGAGCTTGAGAGAAGCATGGCCCGCGTTGCAAACGCTCGGTGCATGGGCCGCCGATGCAACGCACTCTTTTTATCCAGCCGCTGCGGCGGTGTTTGACATGTTCAGTGCATGGAcagtcgccgcgctgcagcggccgcgcgacggcgaccTCGGCGCAAACTGGCCTTTGGTGCGGTCGTGGATCGCGTTTAGTGCACCGCGTACTGCAGCCGTTTGCACAGACGATCACATGCTCCCGGCGGtgtctgcagcgctccgaCATGTAGCCATATGGGCGCGTGCAGCTTCTTACTTGGAGCCTGAATGCATAgcacacgccgctgctctGGATGGCCAGGCGTgggacgtgcgcggcaaTGCCCACGCGCTTCTCGGCTGGGTCGGCCAAGGGATGCCCATGGCCGTCGACGCGCTTGACCATGCGtatggcgagcgcgacgccaaaGCAGTGCACTCTGGCATCCAAGCGATAGAGGCGTATGCAGACATGGCTGGCGCACTtgccatgctgcgcgacgcgacgacCTGGTCTTGGGATCTCGACACAGCTGCGCTCCAATGCCGCTTGCTCTCCACCCCGTTTCTCCCAGCGGtccgtgcgccgctttttaGCCTTGACGGcgtggcaagcgcagcagcgacgcaatTTCTGGCGGGGTGTACGCAAGGGCTCTTGGATGCCTCGCCCGCACTCGCACTGCCCGCGCTCATTGCAaccgccgcgctcggtgcgcccgagcttgtgctcgtccaagcagcgctgcagcgggTGCTGGAGGATGCGGGCGTGTACCGCATATTGATGCCGTTTCTCCACGATACGTACCACCGtgtcggcacgccgctgccgctgccgtaCTCTTTTGTCCAAGCGCTACAGCTTCCAATGCCGGACGCGCCGGCCGTGCCGTCGTtgtatgccgcgcgcctcgctccTCCTGACGGCGAAGAAAGCGATCCTATGACGGGCGCCGGGCTCTGGCAAAGTCCTGCGGCGGGCCTTCCGCTGCGTCGCGACTGGCcatttgccgcgcttgacgatttgctgcacagcgcggaCGCACGCGTGCTGAATATAGGCACACTGCCCAACGACTGGGACTTTAGCGAGGCGGATATCGTGGAGGCGACGTtggcgcttgctgtgcgcgtCATGCGTgttgcgcgcatggcgcgcgcgccaaatcCATGGCTTCCACACACGGCGCACGTATGGATTGGCATCTATAAAGTGTTTTTGCTCGAGCAAAATTCGTcccatgccgcgcaggcgaccggcgctgcgacggGCAAGGACTTGTATCGCACCGAACCGATCCGCGGTCTTCTCTTGCAGCTCATGCATCTTGCCGACCAAGCCGCCACCGAGCCGGGCAAAGCACCGTCGTTGGAGGACGCGGAGGATGCGCTGGGCACGCAGTTGTCGTTTTACCAGCGCTACACAGACTTGGTCGGGCTCTACGACGCGGTCTCTCTCGGCGATCCCgtatttgcgcgcgcactgaTTCCACCGCTTGCAATGTGTTACGCTTGTGACTACCGCAGACTGCTGTGGGGAGACTATGCACACATCTTGCGCAGTATTGCGCTTCctttgcacgacgcgccgcgcacgccggGCGGTGCGTTCGCAGGCCAGGACCGGCTCTATGCGTACTTGTGGCCTTTGGAATGCGATGCCATCGTGCTCGCACGCTATATAGAAGCCCTCGTGGCAGGGCATGTATCGCATGCACACCAgccgctgcttgctgcgATTGCGACGCACCACCTCGGCGGTGCCCTGTGGGCGGACGAGAGCGAGGCTTGGCATCATGGGCATGCACAGCCAGtccagcgcgatgcagtGGGGCACGCAGTGTTTGCACAGTGCGTCCCAGCACCCGTGCAAGCAATCCTACTGGAGTATGCGCCGCCCGGCGTCCTTGTGGatttgcaggcgcgcgaggcgcagcgtgccacATGGTCCTAG
- the GLR1 gene encoding glutathione-disulfide reductase (COG:Q; EggNog:ENOG503NVN5; BUSCO:EOG09262H1X) codes for MPPINKPSTNHYDLIVLGGGSGGMGASRRAAMYGKKAAVIESSGVLGGTCVNVGCVPKKIMWYASDMFVRASEASEYGIRSDGKPMPSLSFDWSYFVEKRDEYIRRLNGIYDNNLGKDNVDYFSGHGKLLGDGHVLVTPSEHGELKEEVTLTADHIVIATGGRPNLPSEETIPGAKLGTDSDGFFALRKQPKRAVVVGAGYIAVELACVLNGLGSETHLVIRHDAFLRNFDPIVSDVLMETVQKAGLHVHKESNVQKVEGSPEGPLKISLEGETIEADSLIWAIGRHPNISNIGMEELGIKTDKAGNIVVDKYQNTNVPNVYAIGDIQGKAQLTPVAIAAGRRLSNRLFGGSKFANDHLDYNNIPTAVFSHPPTGTVGLTEPQAREEHKDKKITIYRTRFTPMFYSMLEAKEPCAYKIVCVGEEEKVVGVHMVGMGSDETIQAIGIAVKMGVNKRDFDDTVAVHPTSAEELVTTFTPVKE; via the coding sequence ATGCCGCCTATTAACAAACCATCGACAAACCACTATGATCTGATCGTTCTTGGCGGCGGCTCTGGTGGTATGGGCGCcagtcgccgcgcagccatGTATGGAAAAAAGGCCGCTGTGATTGAAAGCAGTGGCGTGCTTGGTGGGACGTGCGTGAATGTTGGCTGCGTGCCGAAAAAGATTATGTGGTACGCATCCGACATGTTTGTGCGTGCCTCCGAGGCAAGCGAGTACGGCATCCGCAGCGACGGCAAGCCGATGCCTTCGCTATCTTTCGACTGGTCGTACTTTGTCGAGAAGCGCGACGAATACATTCGCCGTCTCAACGGTATCTACGATAACAACCTCGGAAAAGACAATGTCGATTACTTTAGCGGGCACGGCAAGTTACTCGGCGACGGCCACGTTTTGGTCACGCCGTCGGAGCATGGCGAGCTCAAGGAGGAGGTCACGCTCACTGCTGACCACATTGTCATTGCTACGGGCGGACGTCCCAACTTGCCGTCCGAAGAGACGATTCCTGGCGCGAAGCTCGGAACTGACTCGGATGGATTCTTCGcattgcgcaagcagcCCAAACGCGCCGTGGTTGTGGGTGCAGGCTACATTGCTGTCGAGCTCGCTTGCGTCCTGAACGGACTTGGCTCCGAAACGCATCTTGTCATTCGCCACGACGCCTTCCTGCGCAACTTTGATCCGATCGTGTCCGATGTACTCATGGAGACGGTGCAGAAAGCGGGATTGCATGTGCACAAAGAATCGAACGTGCAGAAGGTGGAAGGGTCGCCGGAGGGGCCGCTCAAGATCTCCCTCGAGGGCGAGACGATCGAAGCTGACTCGCTTATTTGGGCAATTGGTCGCCACCCCAACATCTCCAACATTGGCATGGAGGAGCTCGGCATCAAGACTGACAAGGCTGGAAATATCGTTGTGGACAAGTACCAAAACACCAACGTGCCGAACGTGTATGCGATTGGCGACATTCAAGGGAAGGCACAGCTCACGCCCGTTGCCATTGCTGCTGGTCGTCGTCTTTCGAACCGCTTGTTTGGCGGGTCGAAGTTTGCAAACGACCACCTGGATTACAACAATATTCCCACCGCCGTGTTCAGTCATCCTCCGACTGGTACCGTCGGCCTCACCGagccgcaggcgcgcgaggagcaCAAGGACAAAAAGATTACGATCtaccgcacgcgcttcaCGCCCATGTTTTACAGCATGCTCGAGGCAAAGGAGCCGTGTGCTTACAAGATTGTGTGCGTAGGCGAGGAGGAGAAAGTCGTCGGTGTCCACATGGTCGGTATGGGCAGCGACGAGACTATCCAGGCCATCGGTATTGCAGTCAAGATGGGAGTTAACAAGCGCGACTTTGACGACACAGTCGCCGTGCATCCTACTAGCGCAGAGGAGCTCGTCACTACCTTTACCCCCGTGAAAGAGTAA
- a CDS encoding uncharacterized protein (EggNog:ENOG503NYSW; COG:K), producing the protein MGSNGPPNNANMPPNAQGMAGMQNRAANVGQRIPANTLQGLQPLLANNPEGLAAIVNAAREGKVSPEQLQQIRAILGQQQRQSGMPIGVTRPMQSNYGADASGAPQANYMQQAQQAQQAQQAQQKPAMQGIGGQGQLPRHEALLMEQFNKVMSPLMMNISHLEASLRNPQLSAQEKQQQRNLYNELKNKQIGLARQVALAREQARAKDQQQFQLLMQQGQPAQQSPVQPSQIPTQQTPMATAESVPEPNRSDAMPSTPQNGKAPQNTAPQASLTPVQQGEHSSSTDAQGASPDTPSAAAMRTSAAQTSKGAPLAPIAQTSSLLQPGNTQSVSSALSNSIASSTAAPQPFPNAQGPHPTLTQGLGTGPVTGTPPVLVRPNPLGRSGPSSGLGSKTLGGMRGTQRWEDLLGIGAGDGVGGTDEGINLGLESDALSSSIADLLGTSSNQFGLASAAASNNRLLTKRKVQELVGEIDPNEQLEGDVEDLLLEIADEFIESVTSFGCRLAKHRKGDRLEVRDVQLHLERNWNLRVPFPGSMPIPPTRVKPTSTGKGANANT; encoded by the coding sequence ATGGGCTCCAACGGCCCGCCGAACAATGCAAACATGCCGCCCAATGCGCAAGGGATGGCCGGCATGCAAAATCGTGCGGCTAATGTGGGACAACGGATCCCTGCAAACACGCTCCAAGGGCTGCAGCCCTTGCTTGCGAACAACCCCGAAGGGCTCGCGGCGATTGTcaatgcagcgcgcgaaggCAAAGTCAGCcccgagcagctgcagcagaTACGCGCAATCTTGGGACAGCAACAGAGGCAAAGCGGCATGCCGATTGGTGTGACACGCCCCATGCAGTCTAACTATGGTGCAGACgcatccggcgcgccgcaggcaAACTACATgcagcaagcacaacaGGCACAACAGGCAcagcaggcacagcagAAACCTGCGATGCAGGGAATCGGCGGCCAGGGACAGCTACCACGTCACGAGGCACTGCTGATGGAGCAGTTTAACAAAGTCATGTCGCCACTGATGATGAATATTAGCCATTTGGAGGCGTCTTTAAGGAATCCGCAGCTATCCGCACAAGAAAAGCAGCAACAGCGAAACCTGTACAATGAGCTCAAGAATAAACAGATTGGTCTTGCCCGACAAGTGGCGCTTGCCCGTGAAcaggcgcgtgcaaaagacCAGCAGCAGTTCCAGCTACTCATGCAGCAAGGACAGCCGGCACAACAATCGCCAGTCCAGCCGAGTCAGATACCTACGCAGCAGACGCCTATGGCTACCGCGGAAAGTGTGCCGGAACCGAACCGTTCAGACGCGATGCCTTCCACTCCGCAAAACGGAAAGGCGCCGCAAAacacggcgccgcaggccAGCTTGACGCCCGTGCAGCAGGGAGAGCATTCGAGCAGCACAGATGCTCAGGGTGCCTCGCCAGACAcaccgagcgccgcagcgatgcgcacgagcgccgcacaaacttcaaaaggcgcgccgcttgctccCATTGCCCAGACATCTTCCCTGCTCCAGCCAGGCAATACACAGTCCGTGTCCAGCGCTTTGAGCAACTCGATTGCGAgcagcaccgcggcgccacAGCCGTTTCCCAATGCGCAAGGACCGCACCCTACGCTCACGCAAGGCCTTGGCACGGGGCCCGTGACAGGGACGCCGCCCGTGCTGGTGCGGCCAAATCCGCTTGGACGCAGTGGACCCTCGTCTGGGCTGGGCTCCAAAACGCTCGGCGGTATGCGTGGAACACAGCGTTGGGAAGACCTGCTTGGGATTGGTGCCGGAGATGGGGTCGGTGGAACCGACGAAGGAATCAACCTTGGGCTCgagagcgatgcgctttcCTCGAGCATTGCGGACCTTCTCGGCACCAGCTCGAACCAGTTCGGGCTTGCGTCTGCCGCTGCGAGCAACAACCGCCTGCTGACCAAGCGCAAAGTGCAGGAATTGGTGGGCGAGATTGACCCGAACGAACAGCTGGAGGGCGATGTAGAGGATCTCTTGCTCGAGATTGCAGACGAATTTATCGAAAGCGTTACCTCGTTTGGTTGCCGCCTCGCAAAGCACCGCAAAGGCGACAGACTCGAAGTGCGGGATGTGCAGCTGCACTTGGAGCGCAACTGGAACTTGCGCGTTCCTTTCCCGGGCTCGATGCCGATCCCCCCTACTAGGGTGAAACCGACCAGTACCGGAAAGGGTGCAAATGCGAATACATAA
- a CDS encoding uncharacterized protein (COG:S; EggNog:ENOG503P53Y): MASMHTNACPEQLSERLFRYNPTSASGAHSQAPTAVVLYGWMDAELKYVAKYADMYAKLLPSATVLVNLTTNKSTFLSSELERAKEASYTIRALRDVSAENRGPGRATVLFHSFSNGGIISLSALLRSVRNTEQGSLPEPVATVMDCCPGALSASLFGDAGTFAMDDSTIASRVRKMLISTMLTNMYRLRMAKERLAGRSDDFTAVKAQLNNPALWAWAPKGGVVPSTLPARLYLYSRADRFIPTEEVETSAKASQDTNHDACLPKIAVEREEAQWPSLEEARTRLCMWDNAPHCALLRYDPQRYVAALGTFLQDVEKTTHKTRSKL; the protein is encoded by the coding sequence ATGGCAAGCATGCACACCAACGCATGTCCCGAGCAGTTGTCTGAGCGGTTATTTCGCTACAACCCGACGAGTGCTTCAGGCGCACATTCACAGGCGCCTACTGCGGTAGTCTTGTATGGCTGGATGGATGCGGAGCTCAAGTATGTCGCCAAGTATGCAGACATGTACGCGAAACTACTCCCTAGCGCGACGGTGCTTGTAAACCTGACCACAAACAAGAGTACATTTCTGTCTTCCGAGCTGGAGCGAGCAAAAGAGGCGTCGTACACAattcgcgcgctgcgcgatgttTCCGCAGAAAACCGCGGCCCCGGCCGTGCCACTGTTCTGTTCCACAGCTTTTCAAACGGCGGTATTATTTCACTGAGTGCGCTTTTGCGATCTGTGCGTAATACGGAGCAAGGATCGCTGCCAGAGCCCGTTGCGACCGTGATGGACTGCTGTCCTGGCGCGTTGAGTGCTTCGCTGTTCGGCGACGCCGGCACGTTTGCCATGGACGATAGTACCATTGCGAGCCGTGTACGAAAGATGCTGATCAGCACGATGCTCACAAACATGTATCGTTTGCGTATGGCGAAGGAGAGGCTCGCAGGGCGCAGCGATGACTTTACTGCCGTAAAGGCCCAGCTGAATAACCCAGCGCTTTGGGCATGGGCGCCTAAAGGGGGAGTCGTTCCTTCCACGTTGCCCGCTCGCCTGTACCTATACTCGCGTGCAGACCGCTTTATTCCTACCGAGGAAGTGGAAACAAGTGCAAAAGCTTCGCAAGACACAAACCACGACGCATGCCTGCCGAAAATAGCCGTGGAAAGAGAGGAGGCGCAGTGGCCGTCGCTCGAGGAGGCACGTACTCGTCTATGCATGTGGgacaatgcgccgcattgcgcgctcCTGCGGTATGACCCACAGCGTTATGTAGCAGCATTGGGCACGTTTCTGCAGGATGTGGAGAAAACGACGCACAAAACGCGGTCCAAGCTGTAG
- a CDS encoding uncharacterized protein (COG:K; EggNog:ENOG503P73U) yields the protein MAPTTPYRPFTTGVRLTPYDMDQRYTQAREERVAETAFADAAENSARGRRPFHQPGLFHKDLRLLMYAYGDVPNPLPESVNVLEEMTVDFLVDLCLRAEPSVYALGLTASDAATAAIEEGTTPSTALAGQPWAMQTFRQRAKLDDMKHALRDDRKKLGRLEQLLYADKMVTEARRIGGIEDVAMSAGALSATAAQEDAKEKSKAKEK from the coding sequence ATGGCGCCTACGACGCCGTATCGGCCCTTTACCACTGGCGTGCGGCTCACGCCGTACGATATGGACCAGCGATATACACAGGCTCGCGAAGAGCGCGTGGCAGAGACTGCGTTTGCTGATGCCGCAGAGAACAGCGCGCGTGGACGACGGCCTTTCCACCAGCCCGGGCTCTTTCACAAGGATTTGCGGCTGCTCATGTATGCGTACGGAGACGTGCCGAACCCGCTGCCCGAGTCGGTGAATGTGCTTGAAGAGATGACGGTTGATTTTCTTGTGGACCTGTGTTTGCGTGCAGAGCCGAGTGTGTACGCCCTCGGGCTCACTGCATCGGATGCCGCGACGGCTGCGATCGAGGAAGGCACAACGCCAAgcactgcgcttgcaggTCAGCCTTGGGCGATGCAAACGTTCaggcagcgcgcaaagctgGATGATATGAAACATGCGCTGCGTGACGACCGCAAGAAGCTCGGACGTCTTGAGCAGCTTTTGTACGCGGACAAGATGGTTAcagaggcgcgccgcattggcGGCATCGAGGACGTTGCGATGAGCGCCGGTGCATTGAGCGCGACTGCTGCGCAGGAAGACGCCAAGGAAAAAAGCAAGGCAAAGGAAAAGTAG
- the CAB5 gene encoding dephospho-CoA kinase (COG:H; BUSCO:EOG09264E6Z; TransMembrane:1 (o215-237i); EggNog:ENOG503NWXJ), with amino-acid sequence MFVVGLTGGIATGKSTVTTLLRSHGLPVVDLDDISRVVVEKGTPTLGKLVSAFGKEILNEDGTLNRAELGRIVFGKPEKVQILNRITHTAIRRRMAWYLFLCWITGSRRVVVDSPLLIEAGLWKWVGEVVLVYTTEEQQFARMLHRDQYVKQLTVEDARARLSSQVPIMTKTAYADVILDNSMDAVGFSSPLLRDEVEAMVQRWDQEDHAFFGTISWLLCWLLPPVGLLWGFIVVCLHTRRLDIQQQQQASYVKASKRE; translated from the exons ATGTTTG TTGTCGGACTTACGGGAGGCATTGCGACGGGAAAGTCTACTGTCACAACTCTTCTGCGCTCGCATGGTCTTCCTGTCGTGGATTTGGACGATATTTCCCGCGTCGTTGTAGAGAAAGGCACACCGACCcttggcaagctcgtcTCTGCGTTTGGCAAGGAGATTTTGAACGAAGATGGGACGCTGAACCGTGCAGAGCTTGGACGTATTGTATTTGGGAAGCCAGAGAAAGTACAGATTTTGAATCGTATCACACACACGGCGATTCGGCGTCGTATGGCATGGTATCTTTTTCTCTGCTGGATCACGGGCAGCCGCCGTGTCGTGGTTGATTCGCCGCTGCTCATTGAGGCCGGTCTGTGGAAATGGGTCGGTGAAGTGGTTCTTGTGTACACGACAGAGGAGCAGCAatttgcacgcatgctCCATCGGGACCAATATGTAAAGCAGCTTACGGTggaagatgcgcgcgcgcgtctttctTCGCAGGTGCCCATCATGACCAAGACCGCGTATGCAGATGTGATTTTGGATAACTCTATGGATGCCGTTGGGTTTAGCTCGCCGCTTCTTCGCGACGAGGTTGAGGCCatggtgcagcgctgggaTCAGGAGGACCATGCTTTCTTTGGCACCATTTCCTGGCTCCTTTGCTGGCTCCTTCCCCCCGTTGGCCTTTTGTGGGGGTTTATTGTAgtgtgcttgcacacgcgcagACTCGACAtacagcagcagcagcaggctTCTTATGTGAAGGCGTCGAAACGCGAGTAA